One Glycine max cultivar Williams 82 chromosome 4, Glycine_max_v4.0, whole genome shotgun sequence DNA segment encodes these proteins:
- the LOC100783158 gene encoding uncharacterized protein, whose protein sequence is MSSMITSQGVLLATAMAVSGTVIVLALRLQRSFLAIQFPVHEISHPSTPILRSCISSVRNKREKKRVHFADDVVDSCGDGEEFRRQQRVNRNFWCSKSESKVRKNCEGKSDVRGMPANRVALYNGILRDRVAQRMTYSY, encoded by the exons ATGTCTTCAATGATAACCTCACAAGGGGTGCTCTTAGCCACCGCCATGGCCGTCTCAGGCACAGTCATCGTTCTTGCTCTGCGCCTCCAACGATCTTTCCTAGCCATCCAATTCCCGGTTCATGAAATTTCTCACCCATCTACTCCAATTCTGCGATCTTGCATATCCTCAG TTCGGAACAAGAGGGAGAAGAAGAGGGTGCACTTTGCGGATGATGTGGTGGATTCATGTGGGGACGGAGAAGAGTTCAGGAGGCAGCAACGTGTTAATAGAAACTTTTggtgttcaaaatcagaatctaAGGTTCGGAAGAATTGTGAAGGCAAGAGTGATGTTAGAGGAATGCCAGCTAATAGGGTAGCCCTCTATAATGGAATTCTCAGGGATCGTGTGGCCCAAAGAATGACTTACTCGTACTGA